In Salvelinus alpinus chromosome 22, SLU_Salpinus.1, whole genome shotgun sequence, one genomic interval encodes:
- the LOC139549400 gene encoding protein FAM131A-like isoform X2, translating into MLRVDWNEANSVSDLALLGNTRTCLARRHIRHAPLETLDHYEVNVEDTVEMLPKSRRALTIQEIAALARSSLHGISQAMKDHVTRPTGMAQGRVAHLIEWKGWCKPTDTPVALESDFNNYSDLTEGEQEARFAAGVAEQFAIAEAKLRAWSSVDGDDSNDDSYDEDFIPANEPTTQSTEVPPYLRDILQSQVCQHLGLRGPCCEGAGGGEGGDRPSPTSTDTLCSSLYSLDEQHPLLRDLTHHCGNNHGNTAELAAKILSALQGGEELLLARLQRVGQGVRGGGDFNNLRGGRSRPGGEESPCYSVTYSETYLSPGEDEGTPCKDYEGTVGQGEGEREVYPPDYATHRKVSDVASSGVVSLDEDEEEEKEEEDREREQRNQ; encoded by the exons ATGTTGCGCGTGGACTGGAACGAAGCTAACTCTGTGTCTGACCTGGCGCTCTTGGGGAACACGCGGACCTGCTTGGCTCGCAGACACATTCGCCACGCGCCCCTAGAGACACTGGACCACTACGAG GTAAATGTTGAAGACACTGTTGAAATGTTACCAAAATCGAGAAGAGCACTTACCATTCAAGAGATTGCGGCGTTAGCCAGATCTTCATTACATG GCATCTCCCAGGCGATGAAGGACCATGTGACACGGCCCACAGGCATGGCCCAGGGCAGGGTGGCCCACCTGATAGAGTGGAAGGGCTGGTGTAAGCCCACTGACACCCCCGTAGCTCTGGAGTCTGACTTCAACAACTACTCTGACCTCACTGAGGGAGAACAGGAGGCCCGCTTCGCTGCTG GTGTGGCGGAGCAGTTTGCCATAGCGGAGGCTAAGCTGAGAGCCTGGTCGTCTGTGGATGGAGATGACTCTAATGACGACTCGTATGATGAGGACTTCATTCCCGCCAACGAGCCCACAACACAAAGCACAG AGGTGCCTCCTTACCTGAGGGACATTCTTCAAAGTCAGGTGTGTCAGCACCTGGGTCTGCGGGGGCCGTGCTGTGAGggggcaggaggaggagaggggggagacaggccCTCCCCCACCTCCACAGACaccctctgctccagcctctaCAGCCTGGACGAGCAACACCCCTTACTGCGAGATCTCACCCATCACTGCGGCAACAACCATGGTAACACCGCCGAGCTGGCTGCCAAGATCCTCTCAGCCCTGCAAGGGGGGGAGGAGCTGCTGTTGGCCCGCCTCCAGAGGGTGGGGCAGGGGGTTAGAGGGGGAGGGGACTTCAACAACCTGAGGGGTGGGAGGAGCCGGCCGGGGGGGGAGGAGTCACCTTGCTACTCTGTGACCTACTCCGAGACCTATCTGTCGCCCGGGGAAGACGAAGGTACGCCCTGCAAAGACTATGAGGGCACCGTGGGCCAGGGAGAAGGAGAGCGTGAGGTGTACCCACCTGACTATGCCACCCACAGGAAGGTCTCAGATGTAGCCTCCTCCGGGGTGGTGTCTCTGgacgaggatgaagaggaggaaaaggaggaggaggatagggagagagagcagagaaaccaATGA
- the LOC139549400 gene encoding protein FAM131A-like isoform X3: protein MVLTALTQFSCKVNVEDTVEMLPKSRRALTIQEIAALARSSLHGISQAMKDHVTRPTGMAQGRVAHLIEWKGWCKPTDTPVALESDFNNYSDLTEGEQEARFAAGVAEQFAIAEAKLRAWSSVDGDDSNDDSYDEDFIPANEPTTQSTEVPPYLRDILQSQVCQHLGLRGPCCEGAGGGEGGDRPSPTSTDTLCSSLYSLDEQHPLLRDLTHHCGNNHGNTAELAAKILSALQGGEELLLARLQRVGQGVRGGGDFNNLRGGRSRPGGEESPCYSVTYSETYLSPGEDEGTPCKDYEGTVGQGEGEREVYPPDYATHRKVSDVASSGVVSLDEDEEEEKEEEDREREQRNQ from the exons ATGGTTTTGACTGCATTGACCCAGTTTAGCTGTAAG GTAAATGTTGAAGACACTGTTGAAATGTTACCAAAATCGAGAAGAGCACTTACCATTCAAGAGATTGCGGCGTTAGCCAGATCTTCATTACATG GCATCTCCCAGGCGATGAAGGACCATGTGACACGGCCCACAGGCATGGCCCAGGGCAGGGTGGCCCACCTGATAGAGTGGAAGGGCTGGTGTAAGCCCACTGACACCCCCGTAGCTCTGGAGTCTGACTTCAACAACTACTCTGACCTCACTGAGGGAGAACAGGAGGCCCGCTTCGCTGCTG GTGTGGCGGAGCAGTTTGCCATAGCGGAGGCTAAGCTGAGAGCCTGGTCGTCTGTGGATGGAGATGACTCTAATGACGACTCGTATGATGAGGACTTCATTCCCGCCAACGAGCCCACAACACAAAGCACAG AGGTGCCTCCTTACCTGAGGGACATTCTTCAAAGTCAGGTGTGTCAGCACCTGGGTCTGCGGGGGCCGTGCTGTGAGggggcaggaggaggagaggggggagacaggccCTCCCCCACCTCCACAGACaccctctgctccagcctctaCAGCCTGGACGAGCAACACCCCTTACTGCGAGATCTCACCCATCACTGCGGCAACAACCATGGTAACACCGCCGAGCTGGCTGCCAAGATCCTCTCAGCCCTGCAAGGGGGGGAGGAGCTGCTGTTGGCCCGCCTCCAGAGGGTGGGGCAGGGGGTTAGAGGGGGAGGGGACTTCAACAACCTGAGGGGTGGGAGGAGCCGGCCGGGGGGGGAGGAGTCACCTTGCTACTCTGTGACCTACTCCGAGACCTATCTGTCGCCCGGGGAAGACGAAGGTACGCCCTGCAAAGACTATGAGGGCACCGTGGGCCAGGGAGAAGGAGAGCGTGAGGTGTACCCACCTGACTATGCCACCCACAGGAAGGTCTCAGATGTAGCCTCCTCCGGGGTGGTGTCTCTGgacgaggatgaagaggaggaaaaggaggaggaggatagggagagagagcagagaaaccaATGA
- the LOC139549400 gene encoding protein FAM131A-like isoform X4 has product MLPKSRRALTIQEIAALARSSLHGISQAMKDHVTRPTGMAQGRVAHLIEWKGWCKPTDTPVALESDFNNYSDLTEGEQEARFAAGVAEQFAIAEAKLRAWSSVDGDDSNDDSYDEDFIPANEPTTQSTEVPPYLRDILQSQVCQHLGLRGPCCEGAGGGEGGDRPSPTSTDTLCSSLYSLDEQHPLLRDLTHHCGNNHGNTAELAAKILSALQGGEELLLARLQRVGQGVRGGGDFNNLRGGRSRPGGEESPCYSVTYSETYLSPGEDEGTPCKDYEGTVGQGEGEREVYPPDYATHRKVSDVASSGVVSLDEDEEEEKEEEDREREQRNQ; this is encoded by the exons ATGTTACCAAAATCGAGAAGAGCACTTACCATTCAAGAGATTGCGGCGTTAGCCAGATCTTCATTACATG GCATCTCCCAGGCGATGAAGGACCATGTGACACGGCCCACAGGCATGGCCCAGGGCAGGGTGGCCCACCTGATAGAGTGGAAGGGCTGGTGTAAGCCCACTGACACCCCCGTAGCTCTGGAGTCTGACTTCAACAACTACTCTGACCTCACTGAGGGAGAACAGGAGGCCCGCTTCGCTGCTG GTGTGGCGGAGCAGTTTGCCATAGCGGAGGCTAAGCTGAGAGCCTGGTCGTCTGTGGATGGAGATGACTCTAATGACGACTCGTATGATGAGGACTTCATTCCCGCCAACGAGCCCACAACACAAAGCACAG AGGTGCCTCCTTACCTGAGGGACATTCTTCAAAGTCAGGTGTGTCAGCACCTGGGTCTGCGGGGGCCGTGCTGTGAGggggcaggaggaggagaggggggagacaggccCTCCCCCACCTCCACAGACaccctctgctccagcctctaCAGCCTGGACGAGCAACACCCCTTACTGCGAGATCTCACCCATCACTGCGGCAACAACCATGGTAACACCGCCGAGCTGGCTGCCAAGATCCTCTCAGCCCTGCAAGGGGGGGAGGAGCTGCTGTTGGCCCGCCTCCAGAGGGTGGGGCAGGGGGTTAGAGGGGGAGGGGACTTCAACAACCTGAGGGGTGGGAGGAGCCGGCCGGGGGGGGAGGAGTCACCTTGCTACTCTGTGACCTACTCCGAGACCTATCTGTCGCCCGGGGAAGACGAAGGTACGCCCTGCAAAGACTATGAGGGCACCGTGGGCCAGGGAGAAGGAGAGCGTGAGGTGTACCCACCTGACTATGCCACCCACAGGAAGGTCTCAGATGTAGCCTCCTCCGGGGTGGTGTCTCTGgacgaggatgaagaggaggaaaaggaggaggaggatagggagagagagcagagaaaccaATGA
- the LOC139549400 gene encoding protein FAM131A-like isoform X1, whose translation MGCVGSKTPVVAVDGPMLRVDWNEANSVSDLALLGNTRTCLARRHIRHAPLETLDHYEVNVEDTVEMLPKSRRALTIQEIAALARSSLHGISQAMKDHVTRPTGMAQGRVAHLIEWKGWCKPTDTPVALESDFNNYSDLTEGEQEARFAAGVAEQFAIAEAKLRAWSSVDGDDSNDDSYDEDFIPANEPTTQSTEVPPYLRDILQSQVCQHLGLRGPCCEGAGGGEGGDRPSPTSTDTLCSSLYSLDEQHPLLRDLTHHCGNNHGNTAELAAKILSALQGGEELLLARLQRVGQGVRGGGDFNNLRGGRSRPGGEESPCYSVTYSETYLSPGEDEGTPCKDYEGTVGQGEGEREVYPPDYATHRKVSDVASSGVVSLDEDEEEEKEEEDREREQRNQ comes from the exons TGGCGGTCGACGGTCCTATGTTGCGCGTGGACTGGAACGAAGCTAACTCTGTGTCTGACCTGGCGCTCTTGGGGAACACGCGGACCTGCTTGGCTCGCAGACACATTCGCCACGCGCCCCTAGAGACACTGGACCACTACGAG GTAAATGTTGAAGACACTGTTGAAATGTTACCAAAATCGAGAAGAGCACTTACCATTCAAGAGATTGCGGCGTTAGCCAGATCTTCATTACATG GCATCTCCCAGGCGATGAAGGACCATGTGACACGGCCCACAGGCATGGCCCAGGGCAGGGTGGCCCACCTGATAGAGTGGAAGGGCTGGTGTAAGCCCACTGACACCCCCGTAGCTCTGGAGTCTGACTTCAACAACTACTCTGACCTCACTGAGGGAGAACAGGAGGCCCGCTTCGCTGCTG GTGTGGCGGAGCAGTTTGCCATAGCGGAGGCTAAGCTGAGAGCCTGGTCGTCTGTGGATGGAGATGACTCTAATGACGACTCGTATGATGAGGACTTCATTCCCGCCAACGAGCCCACAACACAAAGCACAG AGGTGCCTCCTTACCTGAGGGACATTCTTCAAAGTCAGGTGTGTCAGCACCTGGGTCTGCGGGGGCCGTGCTGTGAGggggcaggaggaggagaggggggagacaggccCTCCCCCACCTCCACAGACaccctctgctccagcctctaCAGCCTGGACGAGCAACACCCCTTACTGCGAGATCTCACCCATCACTGCGGCAACAACCATGGTAACACCGCCGAGCTGGCTGCCAAGATCCTCTCAGCCCTGCAAGGGGGGGAGGAGCTGCTGTTGGCCCGCCTCCAGAGGGTGGGGCAGGGGGTTAGAGGGGGAGGGGACTTCAACAACCTGAGGGGTGGGAGGAGCCGGCCGGGGGGGGAGGAGTCACCTTGCTACTCTGTGACCTACTCCGAGACCTATCTGTCGCCCGGGGAAGACGAAGGTACGCCCTGCAAAGACTATGAGGGCACCGTGGGCCAGGGAGAAGGAGAGCGTGAGGTGTACCCACCTGACTATGCCACCCACAGGAAGGTCTCAGATGTAGCCTCCTCCGGGGTGGTGTCTCTGgacgaggatgaagaggaggaaaaggaggaggaggatagggagagagagcagagaaaccaATGA